The genomic interval GCTGTCAAAACTATAGATCCCCTAATCTTATTTTGTTGAAGGTTGCAAGGATTTCCCTCCACCAACTCCCTCATATTTCATCTATTATCTCCGATTATTCATTCAGCTATACAACATAAAAACCTGGGTTTTCATATACTGTAATATAATCCTTCCCCACTCTCAAAACACATGCTAATTTGACACCTTTCTCAAAGATTTGAATTATAGAATAGAAGGATTGGGAAAGACTTCGGCATAGGAAGATCACTTGGTTCCTTCCAAACTCAAAAAGTGTGACACTGCAGATGTTGTAATAGAAACAGGATGAAGGGATCCACCTAATGGCTATTAGACTGACAAGGCAATTCCAGTTTGGAGTAGGTAgctctagtacagtgtttcccaaacttggcaacttgaagatgttcggacttaactcccagaattccccagccagcaaatgctctAGTACAAGGTGATATTAAATCATTCTAGGAATAGGACTACCCAGGTATCAGTTATAATTTCTGTATTACAATTATATTACTGCTATCCGATTGTTAACACAATACTACACTTTCTATTTCTAAAGTTACAATATATGAAAAACCTGTAAATATCAGTGTATCTAGCAGATTAATAAAGTTTAAAGAGTTTCCAAACCATGCAGTAGACATACATATTGTCACAAAAGAGGCATCACACTGAGAATTGATTCATCAAATAACAAAACTatccacaaaagaaaaaatattcattAATGTCCCTTGTAAACAATACAATCAGGAATAGCTTCACAGGGAAAAATGATAATATCAGGTGAAGAGCCTACTTATGTTTACTGTCATTATAGGAAAATTTTACTATCAATTAAACTAGAAATTATAGCTTCCCAATTTGGTAAAACATATTTAATATAAAAAGTATTTGTGGTTTATAATTAAATTTTTGCATTGGAGTTTAAACTTAACAATTCAAAAACAATATTGTCCCAAGATTAATCCAAAATTATAAGGACGGAAATGAGATGCTGAGTGGATGACAGGGACTCCAAGACTTGGACTCACCTTTTTAGCAAAATCTGGAGGCGCATCCACCCCATTGATAAGTGCCCCATTATCTGCAAAGACAGGAATATTGGGACTGAAAATCATGAGATCACTCTTGGCACCAGCCTCTGCGTTCACACCTGCCAGGATGTGGCTGTGACGATTGGAATAGGACCAGCTGCCCACTTCACTGGCACAGACCAGGGTGGCCATGCCAGGGCCATAAACCATGGGTTCCTTTATCTTACAATGGCAACGCAGGGCCATGTAGATGAGAGTGGCCAGCAGGAAGAGGCTGGAAACAGAGCAAATGGCAATGATCAGATAGACGTTTATCGAGTCCACCAGGGGAACAAAGCTCTCCCCTGACCTTTGAAGGTTAATATCCGTTTTGATTGTCTGACCACTTATCACAAGTGAAACACTCAAGGTGGCTGTGGCTGACAGTTGAGGTTTTCCATGATCCTTCACAAGAACCAACACACTCTGGACTTTGCTGCCTTCTGAATCATCCAGAGAATATTTGGTACTCAACTCACCACTATACTGCCCCACAGTCCATGGACTATTGCTTTCTTCAGCTAGTTCATACCTTAGCCATGCATTGTATCCAGAATCCGCATCCAAAGCATGGATCTTGCCTACAATATGCCCAGGCATCACCGGGACCACTAAAATAATCAGGTTCTCTTCTGATGATGTTGACACAACAGGTGCGTTGTCATTCTCATCCATCACAAAGACTTGAAGTGTCGCATTGCCACATAAGGAGGGGATTCCAGCATCCTTGGCTCTCACCTGGAACTCCAGCAGTTTCAACTCCTCATAGTCCAAGGACTGCAAAGCATAAAGTTTTCCACTCTCTGAATGTACAGAGATGTAGCTTGACAATGGCCAGAGCTTCTCATCTATCCAATAGGTGATCAGACCATTCTCAGCTATGTCTGGGTCTGCAGCAGATATTGTGAAGATGTGAGCACCAGGGGGATTGTTCTCCTTCACAAAGACTGTGTAGAATGACTGTGTGAAAGCTGGAGCATTGTCATTTATGTCACTCAGAGGCACTAAGAGGGTGAGACTGGAAGACAGTGGTGAAACCCCTTGATCTTCCACCGTCACAATCATCCTGTATTCAGCAACCTGCTCCCTATCCAAAGGTATTCCAACAATTAGGGAGTAGTAATTCTTGAATGTGGACTCAAGTTTGAAGGGTATTCCAGTGGGCCAGAGGAAACAGGTTACCTGTCCATTGTTGCCAGAATCCCTGTCAGAAGCACTGAGAATGGCTACCACAGTCCCTGGAGGGGAGTCCTCTGGTAATGGCACAGAGAGAGAATTCACAGATAATTCTGGAGTATTGTCATTCATGTCCAACATTTCAATGAGAACTTTACAGTGCCCTGATAATTGAGAATTGCCTTTATCTTCCGCTACAATTGGAAGTTCATAGAATTTGCTTTCTTCATAATCCAATTTTCCAATCACTCTAATTTCCCCAGTATCTGAATTTATGCCAAATATTTTTGTGACATGAAGAGCTAGGCTAtcagtaaaaaaataagaaatttccCTATTAATCCCTTCATCTATGTCTGTAGCATTCAGAGTAATAACTAATGACCCACTGACTGTGTTTTCTAGCAACTTTACCCTGTAAACAGATTGGTTAAACACAGGAGGGTTGTCATTGACATCCAGCACATTGATGACTAGCTGAACAGTTCCTGTGAGTTTTGGTTCACCCCCATCTGTGGCTGTCAGTACTAAATGATGCACAGGGCTCTCCTCTCTGTCAAGAGGAACCTTCAGTACAAGAACTACAGATTTACTCTCATCTTCATCATTTCCTGAATCCAGAACAAAATGGTTGTTTGGGCTGAGCTTGTAAGTTAGTAGAGCATTAATACCAATATCTGCATCAGAGGCTCCCTTTAAAGGGAATCGGGTACCAGATGCTGTTGTCAATTCTGCTATGCTCAGGATCTGTTCCCTGGCTGAAAAGATGGGAGCATTGTCATTAATGTCTTTGATTTCAACCTCCACATGGAAGAACCGCAGAGGTTTCTCCACAATCACCTCCAGATGAAGGACACAGTCTGCATTCTTGGCACACAGCTCCTCCCTGTCTATCCGGGAATTTACAAACAAGATCCCATTCTGCAGGTTTACCTCAAAATAGTCCTTCTCTCCTTTGGACAGCATCCGGAACATCCGAGGCACCAGCTCACTCACCTCCAATCCCAAATCCTGGGAGATGCGGCCCACAAAGGTGCCGTGCTGggattcctccagcacagaataATGGAGCTGGCCGCTCCCCATTTTCCAGGCAatgtggagcagaagcagctgcaGCAGCCCCTTCGGCCAGGTAAGCATTGCAGACATAGACACAACACCAGTaagctcttctctttttctctaaaTATCTTGCCTCAAGGGTGTCAGGAGCAGAGCCCACCTATCCCAGCCATACTGGCAATGCATAGGTTGAATCTTGGCTTGTTGAGATTTCTCTGTTGTCTGATATTTCTCTTGTGGATCTGGCTGGCTGGAATGTCTGTCCCTTTAAGGGAGGGGCTGTGCGTTTTCAGTTTCACTTAGAAGGTTTCCTTAGGAAACAGTGACCTCTTGTGACTGAATTTCAAAATGAGAAACAAACCTCCATTCTTTATTGACAGTCTGTGATACTTCAAGTATCTCTGATGTGTAGTTTTCCTTCTTGTcttctttaaatattatattaatttaaacaTTGTATTGATGCCTTGGTACTTCCTGGGCATCTTTCCCACTGCCAATAGATGAGCACTAGATACAATTTTTTGTGCGCTGAACCCGCAGTAATGCCGACAGCCATCCACCCCTGAATCTAAACCATGTATTAGAGTGCATTTTCAGAGGGTAGTAACATTTGGTTCTTTCCCAGATTAATCTGTTGCTTTCAGTGCCATCACTGGGTCTATAAAATGTTATTCCTTACCAGCGTTATATTGAAAAATTACTTTTAGCAATCTATATAAGACATTCTATGTCATCAATAAAGTCCTTGCCccagaatgaataaataattaggTAGTGAAACcagttttaaaattctttttgtgTGAGCCCTTGTAAATTATATTCTATTGGTATAAAAATTATGTATCtatgtttctgttttgttattagcatactctttttttatttagttcattttgttattctgcatgacttttttttactttcatagaTTTTTTAATCACTTTTTTCCACAACTTATTTTCATATGTTTAATATGTAATGTCCTGTACTAAATCTTTTGAGAAggaagaaaatacagacattCAAACTTTTCAATTTTTATATTTCACTTCAAGTAACAATGAGTCTGTCACTAAATAACCTTACATAAGATTTTTTTCACTGCTGCTTCCTttatatacataaacatacagaccagtggtgggttgcaggtggtattccccagtacaggtgtaccggagcctgcccgggtattgttctggtacggtgctccgggggGGCCCACCCCTCCACCTGTGCcctttacctgtcctttaaagccttcggcacttCCGAACACATGCATGGCGTGTACAACGCCTGCATGACACTCCGCTGAGTAACTGGAGCATtaaggaggcttgtggaggcgtcgctggaaggtatgatgcatgcgtgcgctgcgtgcgttcatgtggaggacaccgggccccattgcaacagtaccagttgcaacgggatccagaacccaccactgatacaaacacACTGAATATCTAATCATCATAAAGGAAAtcgcacctttttttttttatagctcagaagaaaacaatggcaaaccTGTTAACCTCATTAGCCTGGTGGAAAAAACCATGAATTAGTCAATCCACTAGTCAACCTTTAATCTAGGGAGTCTATCTGGGTTTGTTTTCACaaacctttacttttttatttcttaGGTAGAATAGCCTGAATATAGAAACCAGCCAATAAGAAATGTTTGTCCATGTGTGTAAAAGATAGTAATTGTCAGATCCGTGAATCTGCCATTCTTCagagaaaggaggcagggaggaattGCAACGTCTTACATTTACATGCAATTCTTCTTTAGATGTATCTTATGTTCTGAATTGCATTCTTGTATAACATTTCACCTGATTTATAAGATCAGGAAGTTGCCCTTCACTTCTTGGCTATTTCTCACCTCTTGGGGAATGTAAGGGATGGGTGGGCCATGTGAAAGATGGCCCTGAGAAAGCTCTCTTATCTCTTTCTCAGAACAACCTGGACAATAACATCTTCACACCTGCGGATTGGCTGAATCTACATCTGAGTATTGGGAAGGGTCT from Thamnophis elegans isolate rThaEle1 chromosome 6, rThaEle1.pri, whole genome shotgun sequence carries:
- the LOC116510781 gene encoding protocadherin alpha-5-like, which codes for MLTWPKGLLQLLLLHIAWKMGSGQLHYSVLEESQHGTFVGRISQDLGLEVSELVPRMFRMLSKGEKDYFEVNLQNGILFVNSRIDREELCAKNADCVLHLEVIVEKPLRFFHVEVEIKDINDNAPIFSAREQILSIAELTTASGTRFPLKGASDADIGINALLTYKLSPNNHFVLDSGNDEDESKSVVLVLKVPLDREESPVHHLVLTATDGGEPKLTGTVQLVINVLDVNDNPPVFNQSVYRVKLLENTVSGSLVITLNATDIDEGINREISYFFTDSLALHVTKIFGINSDTGEIRVIGKLDYEESKFYELPIVAEDKGNSQLSGHCKVLIEMLDMNDNTPELSVNSLSVPLPEDSPPGTVVAILSASDRDSGNNGQVTCFLWPTGIPFKLESTFKNYYSLIVGIPLDREQVAEYRMIVTVEDQGVSPLSSSLTLLVPLSDINDNAPAFTQSFYTVFVKENNPPGAHIFTISAADPDIAENGLITYWIDEKLWPLSSYISVHSESGKLYALQSLDYEELKLLEFQVRAKDAGIPSLCGNATLQVFVMDENDNAPVVSTSSEENLIILVVPVMPGHIVGKIHALDADSGYNAWLRYELAEESNSPWTVGQYSGELSTKYSLDDSEGSKVQSVLVLVKDHGKPQLSATATLSVSLVISGQTIKTDINLQRSGESFVPLVDSINVYLIIAICSVSSLFLLATLIYMALRCHCKIKEPMVYGPGMATLVCASEVGSWSYSNRHSHILAGVNAEAGAKSDLMIFSPNIPVFADNGALINGVDAPPDFAKKVSPSLGVPVIHSASHFRPYNFGLILGQYCF